From Vigna unguiculata cultivar IT97K-499-35 chromosome 5, ASM411807v1, whole genome shotgun sequence, the proteins below share one genomic window:
- the LOC114184955 gene encoding ACT domain-containing protein ACR4-like gives MDCWSSPLPLHDEFEKLVIRMNPPRVAVDNVSSRTDTVIKVDSANRRGSLLEVVQVLTDMNLSVRRAYISSDGEWFMDVFHVTDQNGKKFVQDDVADRIQQSLGPRASSFRSLRRSVGVQAEAEHTIIELTGRDRPGLLSEVFAVLADLKCNVVAAEVWTHNSRMASVVYITDEETGLSIDNPDRLAKIKQLLLYVLKGDIDKKSANTAVSVGSTHKDRRLHQLMYADRDYDIDDGDSGSTSDRNKLLVTVDDCIDKGYTVVNLRCPDRPKLLFDTVCTLTDMQYVVYHGTVIAEGPEAYQEYYIRHVDGCPISSEAERQRVIHCLEAAIRRRTSEGIKLELCGEDRVGLLSDVTRIFRENGLSVNRAEVTTRGTQAVNVFYVTDVTGNPVKSETIEAVRKEIGLAILHVKDDVCSKPEPHERGKFSLSGLFRSSSEKFLYNLGLMKSYS, from the exons ATGGATTGTTGGTCGTCTCCTCTACCTCTTCATGATGAATTCGAGAAGCTTGTCATTCGAATGAACCCTCCCAG AGTTGCTGTGGATAACGTTTCCAGCAGAACAGACACTGTGATAAAG GTTGATAGCGCAAACAGACGCGGGAGTTTGCTGGAGGTGGTTCAGGTTCTCACTGACATGAATCTCAGTGTTAGAAGAGCTTACATTTCCTCTGATGGAGAATGGTTCATGGATG TTTTTCATGTCACGGATCAGAATGGGAAAAAGTTTGTGCAAGATGATGTAGCCGACCGTATTCAACAG TCGCTGGGTCCAAGAGCCTCTAGTTTCCGATCCTTGAGAAGATCTGTTGGGGTTCAAGCTGAAGCAGAACACACAATCATTGAATTGACCGGAAGAGACAGGCCAGGGTTGCTTTCGGAGGTTTTTGCTGTTCTTGCAGACCTGAAATGCAATGTGGTAGCAGCAGAAGTCTGGACACACAATTCAAGAATGGCATCTGTTGTTTACATCACAGATGAGGAAACAGGATTGTCCATCGACAATCCGGATCGCCTTGCTAAGATTAAGCAGCTTCTGCTGTATGTGCTGAAAGGAGACATAGATAAGAAGAGTGCCAACACTGCTGTTTCTGTTGGTTCTACTCACAAGGATAGGAGGCTGCATCAGTTGATGTATGCCGACCGTGATTATGACATAGACGATGGAGATTCTGGGTCAACAAGTGACAGGAACAAGCTCCTTGTAACTGTTGATGATTGCATAGATAAGGGATATACTGTTGTGAACTTGAGGTGTCCAGATAGACCTAAGTTACTGTTTGACACCGTGTGCACCCTCACAGACATGCAGTATGTTGTGTACCATGGAACAGTCATTGCCGAAGGACCAGAGGCATATCAG GAATATTATATAAGGCATGTGGATGGGTGTCCTATCAGTTCTGAAGCAGAAAGGCAAAGAGTGATTCATTGTTTGGAAGCTGCTATTAGGAGACGAACTTCTGAG GGCATAAAGCTAGAACTTTGTGGGGAGGACAGGGTTGGCCTTCTGTCTGATGTAACTCGCATCTTCAGAGAAAATGGCCTTTCAGTGAACCGTGCTGAAGTTACAACCAGGGGCACTCAAGCTGTGAATGTTTTCTATGTGACTGATGTGACTGGAAATCCTGTTAAGAGTGAAACAATTGAAGCAGTTCGAAAAGAGATTGGCTTGGCCATTCTGCATGTCAAAGATGATGTCTGCTCAAAACCCGAACCCCATGAGAGAGGAAAATTCTCTCTGTCTGGTCTCTTTCGATCAAGCTCTGAGAAGTTTCTTTACAACTTGGGTCTAATGAAGTCTTATTCTTGA
- the LOC114184956 gene encoding uncharacterized protein LOC114184956 isoform X1, producing the protein MALRLSTVVLGVCPRHSSKPRLKLRFRIRSGCCATVTNMAFTETPSASKVIDSHLHVWASPQEAGRFPYFPGQEPTLQGNADFFLQCMEEAGVDGALIVQPINHKFDHSYVTSVLKKYPTKFVGCCLANPADDGTGLKQFEDLVLKDGYRAVRFNPYLWPTGEKMTNKVGKAIFQRAGELNVAVGFLCMKGLGLYISEIEQLCTEFPSTVVLLDHLAFCKPPTNDEEALVFSQLLNLSRFPQVHVKFSAFFRVSRGQFPYLDLSVLLSQVVSHFGANRVMWGSDFPYVVAECGYKGAKEAVHHIANEISLPLSDLEWIMGKTATQLFQNQLTPLKN; encoded by the exons ATGGCGCTGAGGTTGAGTACTGTGGTTTTAGGTGTTTGTCCGAGGCATTCGAGTAAACCTAGGTTAAAGTTGAGGTTCAGAATCAGAAGTGGTTGTTGTGCTACAGTTACGAATATGGCCTTCACTGAAACCCCTTCAGCCTCCAAAGTCATTGATTCCCATCTCCACGTGTGGGCTTCACCTCAAGAG GCTGGTAGATTTCCTTATTTTCCTGGACAAGAACCCACTTTACAAGGAAATGCCGATTTTTTTCTCCAG TGTATGGAGGAGGCAGGAGTAGATGGTGCACTCATTGTGCAACCAATTAATCATAAATTTGATCATAGTTACGTCACAAG CGTTTTGAAGAAATACCCGACCAAATTTGTTGGCTGTTGCCTTGCTAATCCAGCTGATGATGGAACTGGGCTTAAGCAATTTGAAGATCTTGTTTTGAAG GATGGTTACCGTGCTGTTCGATTTAATCCGTATTTGTGGCCAACCGGAGAAAAG ATGACAAATAAAGTTGGAAAGGCAATTTTCCAAAGGGCTGGAGAACTTAATGTGGCAGTGGGCTTCTTGTGTATGAAG GGGCTTGGTCTGTATATTTCTGAAATTGAGCAACTGTGCACAGAATTTCCATCAACAGTAGTATTGCTTGACCATTTGGCCTTTTGCAAACCACCAAC AAATGATGAGGAAGCTCTTGTCTTTTCTCAACTTTTAAATCTGTCTAGATTCCCACAA GTACATGTGAAATTTAGTGCCTTTTTCAGAGTGTCAAGAGGACAGTTTCCTTATCTGGATTTGTCTGTTCTCTTATCCCAAGTTGTCTCTCACTTTGGTGCTAACCGTGTAATGTGGGGCAG TGATTTTCCATATGTTGTTGCTGAATGTGGTTACAAAGGAGCCAAAGAAGCAGTGCATCATATTGCAAATGAGATCTCTTTGCCTTTATCAGATTTAGAGTGGATCATGGGAAAGACAGCTACACAACTCTTCCAAAACCAATTGACTCCACTCAAGAACTGA
- the LOC114184956 gene encoding uncharacterized protein LOC114184956 isoform X2, which translates to MAFTETPSASKVIDSHLHVWASPQEAGRFPYFPGQEPTLQGNADFFLQCMEEAGVDGALIVQPINHKFDHSYVTSVLKKYPTKFVGCCLANPADDGTGLKQFEDLVLKDGYRAVRFNPYLWPTGEKMTNKVGKAIFQRAGELNVAVGFLCMKGLGLYISEIEQLCTEFPSTVVLLDHLAFCKPPTNDEEALVFSQLLNLSRFPQVHVKFSAFFRVSRGQFPYLDLSVLLSQVVSHFGANRVMWGSDFPYVVAECGYKGAKEAVHHIANEISLPLSDLEWIMGKTATQLFQNQLTPLKN; encoded by the exons ATGGCCTTCACTGAAACCCCTTCAGCCTCCAAAGTCATTGATTCCCATCTCCACGTGTGGGCTTCACCTCAAGAG GCTGGTAGATTTCCTTATTTTCCTGGACAAGAACCCACTTTACAAGGAAATGCCGATTTTTTTCTCCAG TGTATGGAGGAGGCAGGAGTAGATGGTGCACTCATTGTGCAACCAATTAATCATAAATTTGATCATAGTTACGTCACAAG CGTTTTGAAGAAATACCCGACCAAATTTGTTGGCTGTTGCCTTGCTAATCCAGCTGATGATGGAACTGGGCTTAAGCAATTTGAAGATCTTGTTTTGAAG GATGGTTACCGTGCTGTTCGATTTAATCCGTATTTGTGGCCAACCGGAGAAAAG ATGACAAATAAAGTTGGAAAGGCAATTTTCCAAAGGGCTGGAGAACTTAATGTGGCAGTGGGCTTCTTGTGTATGAAG GGGCTTGGTCTGTATATTTCTGAAATTGAGCAACTGTGCACAGAATTTCCATCAACAGTAGTATTGCTTGACCATTTGGCCTTTTGCAAACCACCAAC AAATGATGAGGAAGCTCTTGTCTTTTCTCAACTTTTAAATCTGTCTAGATTCCCACAA GTACATGTGAAATTTAGTGCCTTTTTCAGAGTGTCAAGAGGACAGTTTCCTTATCTGGATTTGTCTGTTCTCTTATCCCAAGTTGTCTCTCACTTTGGTGCTAACCGTGTAATGTGGGGCAG TGATTTTCCATATGTTGTTGCTGAATGTGGTTACAAAGGAGCCAAAGAAGCAGTGCATCATATTGCAAATGAGATCTCTTTGCCTTTATCAGATTTAGAGTGGATCATGGGAAAGACAGCTACACAACTCTTCCAAAACCAATTGACTCCACTCAAGAACTGA